A genomic region of Raphanus sativus cultivar WK10039 chromosome 6, ASM80110v3, whole genome shotgun sequence contains the following coding sequences:
- the LOC130495771 gene encoding uncharacterized protein LOC130495771, whose translation MWLIVLEKWVEKPLEDCPQYISVSSKIVTKQLATSSAESKRQEVLEKIDKSDPLFGLIQEHFIGVDPLSGKPKIVKEVLDDMRLYIRAASGPEKIGRKVRKSIEDLANDPISHMTFLRLESPPSVTKALNKGKWMVYNFSSQAETNQRPEKLMASAISAEFKILQSGKVVTKMPPVLDQTDLNHHGFSIVGPTGYSAGFYQTTTSGTLLKKSKGRKRVLKADTKRGKKVGEGMMSDMKRKSQEDVEPSQSSARFKKPLVVLP comes from the exons ATGTGGCTCATAGTTCTGGAGAAATGGGTCGAGAAGCCACTGGAAGACTGTCCTCAATATATTTCAGT GAGCTCGAAAATCGTGACTAAGCAGTTGGCAACATCGTCGGCGGAGAGTAAAAGACAGGAGGTATTGGAGAAGATAGATAAGTCTGATCCTCTGTTTGGGCTTATTCAAGAACATTTTATTGGCGTGGATCCTTTATCTGGAAAACCAAAGATCGTTAAAGAAGTTTTGGATGACATGAGACTCTATATACGTGCAGCTTCGGGCCCTGAGAAGATAGGGAGAAAAGTAAGGAAATCCATCGAAGATTTAGCTAATGATCCTATTTCACATATGACTTTCTTAAGGCTGGAATCTCCTCCTTCGGTCACCAAAGCTCTGAATAAAGGTAAATGGATGGTCTATAATTTTAGTTCTCAAGCTGAGACTAATCAAAGACCTGAGAAACTTATGGCGAGTGCAATTTCGgctgaatttaaaatattgcaGTCTGGAAAAGTGGTGACAAAGATGCCTCCTGTGTTGGATCAAACTGATTTAAATCATCATGGATTCTCTATAGTAGGTCCAACGGGTTATAGTGCTGGTTTTTACCAAACCACTACTTCCGGGACTCTATTGAAGAAATCAAAGGGGAGAAAAAG GGTGTTAAAGGCGGATACTAAAAGAGGCAAAAAGGTGGGAGAAGGAATGATGTCTGATATGAAGAGGAAATCACAAGAAGATGTCGAGCCATCTCAAAGCTCTGCAAGGTTTAAGAAACCATTGGTGGTTCTACCTTGA